The Oscillatoria acuminata PCC 6304 genomic interval GACTTCCTCACCTTCAAAGGTGGCTTGAACCCCGTTACCGGCGGTTTGTGGTTGACAGATTCGGCACACCACCATGTGGCGATCGCCGTTCTGTTCATCATCGCAGGCCATATGTACCGGACCAACTGGGGTATCGGTCACAGCATGAAGGAAATGTTGGAAGCCCATAAAGGTCCTTTCACGGGTGAAGGCCACAAGGGTCTCTACGAAATCCTGACCACCTCCTGGCACGCGCAACTCGCCATTAACTTGGCAATGATGGGATCCTTGAGCATCATCGTGGCCCATCATATGTATTCGATGCCTCCGTATCCATACATTGCCACCGACTATCCGACTCAGTTGTCCCTGTTCACTCACCATATGTGGATTGGCGGCTTCCTGATTGTCGGTGCAGGTGCTCACGCCTCCATCTTCATGGTGCGCGACTACGATCCAGCCAAGAACGTCAACAACTTGCTCGATCGCGTCCTGCGTCACCGTGATGCCATCATCTCTCACCTGAACTGGGTCTGTATGTTCCTGGGCTTCCATAGCTTTGGGTTGTACGTTCACAACGACACCATGAGAGCGTTTGGTCGTCCCCAAGATATGTTCTCAGACACAGGGATTCAACTTCAGCCCATCTTTGCCCAATGGGTGCAAAACCTGCACTTCTTGGCTCCCGGTAACACCGCTCCGAACGCTCTAGCCCCGGCTAGTTTCGCCTTCGGTGGAGATGTGATCGCGGTTGGTGGAAAGGTTGCCATGATGCCGATTACCCTTGGCACCGCAGACTTCCTGATTCACCATATCCACGCTTTCACCATTCACGTTACCGTTTTAATCCTGCTCAAAGGGGTTCTGTTTGCCCGTAACTCTCGTCTGATTCCAGATAAGAGCGAACTCGGCTTCCGCTTCCCTTGCGACGGCCCCGGTCGTGGCGGCACCTGTCAAGTTTCCGGTTGGGACCATGTGTTCCTCGGTCTGTTCTGGATGTACAACTCCCTCTCCATCGTGATTTTCCACTTTAGCTGGAAGATGCAGTCGGATGTTTGGGGTACAGTTTCTCCGGATGGATCCGTTGCTCACATTACCGGCGGTAACTTTGCTCAAAGTGCAATCACCATTAATGGTTGGTTGCGCGACTTCCTGTGGGCGCAAGCCTCTCAGGTGATTCAATCCTACGGAACTGCCTTATCCGCTTACGGTCTGCTGTTCCTCGGCGCTCACTTTGTGTGGGCATTCAGCCTGATGTTCCTGTTCAGCGGTCGCGGCTACTGGCAAGAACTGATTGAATCAATCGTCTGGGCACATAACAAACTGAAAGTTGCCCCGGCAATTCAGCCTCGCGCTCTGAGTATCATTCAAGGACGTGCGGTTGGGGTTGCTCACTATCTCTTAGGAGGTATTGTGACGACCTGGGCATTCTTCCTGGCCCGCATTATTGCAGTCTCAGGATGATAGCGAGGAGGAGCTAAAAAAAACATGGCAACAAAATTCCCAAAATTTAGCCAAGACCTCGCGGCAGACCCGACAACTCGTCGGATTTGGTACGGGATTGCAACCGCCCACGACTTTGAAAGCCACGACGGAATGACCGAGGAAAATCTTTACCAAAAGATTTTCGCCTCCCATTTCGGACACCTGGCCATCATCTTCCTGTGGACATCGGGCAACCTGTTCCACGTCGCTTGGCAAGGCAACTTCGAGCAGTGGATTAAAGACCCCTTAAACGTCCGTCCCATCGCTCACGCGATTTGGGACCCCCAATTCGGTGCACCGGCAGTCGATGCCTTCACCCAAGCGGGCGCTTCAAACCCAGTCAACATCGCCTATAGCGGTGTTTACCACTGGTGGTACACCATCGGCATGACCAAGAACTCTGACCTGTACCAAGGTGCCATCTTCTTGTTGGTCCTGGCCGCAGTCATGCTCTTTGCCGGTTGGTTACACCTGCAACCGAAATTCCGCCCCTCGTTGGCTTGGTTCAAAAATGCGGAATCCCGCATGAACCACCACCTGGCCGGTCTGTTCGGTGTCAGTTCCTTGGCCTGGACGGGTCACCTCGTCCACGTTGCTATCCCCGAATCTCGTGGTGTTCATGTCGGTTGGGATAACTTCCTCTCCGTCAAACCTCACCCGGCTGGGTTAGCACCGTTCTTCACCGGGAACTGGGGTGTGTATGCTCAAAACCCTGACAGTGCAGGCCATGTATTTGGTACCGCCCAAGGGTCTGGCACTGCCATCCTCACCTTCTTAGGTGGTTTCCACCCCCAAACCGAGTCTCTGTGGTTGACGGATATCGCCCATCACCATTTGGCGATCGCCGTTCTATTCATCATCGCGGGTCATATGTACCGAACCAACTTCGGTATTGGCCACAGCATGAAGGAAATCATGGATGCCCACAATCCCCCGAAAGGCACTCCCTTCGGTGGTTTGCTCGGTGAGGGTCACAAGGGAATGTACGATACCTACAACAATTCACTGCACTTCCAATTGGGATGGCATTTGGCTGCTTTAGGTGTGATTACTTCCCTGGTGGCACAACATATGTACAGTCTGCCTCCCTATGCCTTCATGGCCCGGGATTACACGACACAGGCAGCCCTGTACACCCACCACCAGTACATTGCTGGATTCATCATGGTGGGAGCCTTTGCTCACGGCGCGATTTTCTTGGTTCGTGATTACGACCCAGAAGCGAACAAAAATAACGTTCTCTATCGCGTTTTAGAGCATAAGGAAGCGATTATTTCCCACTTAAGCTGGGTCTCGTTGTTCCTCGGATTCCATACTCTGGGTCTGTATGTTCACAACGATGTAGTCGTAGCTTTCGGGACTCCCGAAAAGCAAATCCTGATTGAACCTGTATTCGCGCAATGGATTCAAGCGGCGCACGGTAAAGCTCTTTATGGGTTTGATGTGTTACTGTCCAATCCGGATAGTATTGCCTCGACTGCATGGCCGAATAATGGGAATGTCTGGTTACCGGGTTGGTTGGATGCGATTAACAGCAGCACCAATTCTCTGTTCTTGACGATTGGTCCTGGAGATTTCTTGGTTCACCATGCGATCGCCTTGGGTCTGCATACGACGACTTTGATTTTGGTCAAGGGTGCGTTGGATGCACGGGGTTCTAAGCTGATGCCGGATAAGAAAGATTTCGGCTATGCGTTCCCTTGTGATGGTCCGGGTCGTGGCGGTACTTGCGATATCTCTGGATGGGATTCGTTCTACCTGTCGATGTTCTGGATGTTGAATACTATTGGTTGGGTAACCTTCTATTGGCATTGGAAGCATCTGGGCATTTGGCAAGGGAATGTGGCTCAGTTTAATGAGTCTTCGACCTATTTGATGGGTTGGTTGCGTGATTATCTGTGGTTGAATTCGGCTCAGTTGATTAACGGGTACAACCCTTATGGGATGAATAATTTGGCC includes:
- the psaB gene encoding photosystem I core protein PsaB → MATKFPKFSQDLAADPTTRRIWYGIATAHDFESHDGMTEENLYQKIFASHFGHLAIIFLWTSGNLFHVAWQGNFEQWIKDPLNVRPIAHAIWDPQFGAPAVDAFTQAGASNPVNIAYSGVYHWWYTIGMTKNSDLYQGAIFLLVLAAVMLFAGWLHLQPKFRPSLAWFKNAESRMNHHLAGLFGVSSLAWTGHLVHVAIPESRGVHVGWDNFLSVKPHPAGLAPFFTGNWGVYAQNPDSAGHVFGTAQGSGTAILTFLGGFHPQTESLWLTDIAHHHLAIAVLFIIAGHMYRTNFGIGHSMKEIMDAHNPPKGTPFGGLLGEGHKGMYDTYNNSLHFQLGWHLAALGVITSLVAQHMYSLPPYAFMARDYTTQAALYTHHQYIAGFIMVGAFAHGAIFLVRDYDPEANKNNVLYRVLEHKEAIISHLSWVSLFLGFHTLGLYVHNDVVVAFGTPEKQILIEPVFAQWIQAAHGKALYGFDVLLSNPDSIASTAWPNNGNVWLPGWLDAINSSTNSLFLTIGPGDFLVHHAIALGLHTTTLILVKGALDARGSKLMPDKKDFGYAFPCDGPGRGGTCDISGWDSFYLSMFWMLNTIGWVTFYWHWKHLGIWQGNVAQFNESSTYLMGWLRDYLWLNSAQLINGYNPYGMNNLAVWAWMFLFGHLVWATGFMFLISWRGYWQELIETLVWAHERTPLANLVRWKDKPVAMSIIQGRLIGLAHFTVGYILTYAAFLIASTASKFG
- the psaA gene encoding photosystem I core protein PsaA — its product is MTISPPEREAKVKVTVDQDPVPTSFEKWAKPGHFDRTLSRGPKTTTWIWNLHANAHDFDSHTSDLEDVSRKIFSAHFGHLAVIFIWLSGAYFHGAKFSNYEAWLTDPTGIKPSAQVVWPIFGQEILNANVGGGFHGIQITSGLFQLWRASGITNEFQLYCTAIGALVMAALMLFAGWFHYHKRAPKLEWFQNVESMMNHHLAGLLGLGSLGWAGHQIHVSLPINKLLDSGVNAKDIPLPHEFILNPSLMTQLYPSVDWGFFKGVIPFFTLNWGVYSDFLTFKGGLNPVTGGLWLTDSAHHHVAIAVLFIIAGHMYRTNWGIGHSMKEMLEAHKGPFTGEGHKGLYEILTTSWHAQLAINLAMMGSLSIIVAHHMYSMPPYPYIATDYPTQLSLFTHHMWIGGFLIVGAGAHASIFMVRDYDPAKNVNNLLDRVLRHRDAIISHLNWVCMFLGFHSFGLYVHNDTMRAFGRPQDMFSDTGIQLQPIFAQWVQNLHFLAPGNTAPNALAPASFAFGGDVIAVGGKVAMMPITLGTADFLIHHIHAFTIHVTVLILLKGVLFARNSRLIPDKSELGFRFPCDGPGRGGTCQVSGWDHVFLGLFWMYNSLSIVIFHFSWKMQSDVWGTVSPDGSVAHITGGNFAQSAITINGWLRDFLWAQASQVIQSYGTALSAYGLLFLGAHFVWAFSLMFLFSGRGYWQELIESIVWAHNKLKVAPAIQPRALSIIQGRAVGVAHYLLGGIVTTWAFFLARIIAVSG